One window from the genome of Dermacentor silvarum isolate Dsil-2018 chromosome 5, BIME_Dsil_1.4, whole genome shotgun sequence encodes:
- the LOC119454636 gene encoding uncharacterized protein LOC119454636 gives MAPGLHEHNSQGWTRKARALNPFFAKEHIVRYTESKGALKHRGAGLRLFTSGHLQKLMFSTEDTAETIVKAQVLASMTTRTAYSVGVKLLKCDGEVVSGNCSCVAGKGGVCKHVCCVLYGLMHIAQHDLTEVPDAVACTEGERQWYNPRDPKKVAEQFEQIVFSKDTTERISEAPRHHKKRAAYSSLRSEDQKLSTVSLINLHGKLKDSKLDCFADVLEANDFLPAKQRKVESPDPEDVSRLPVRWLERAKQGNALLPYTEEEVAAVEAATRPQSACLLWHRYREGVITASIAHRVHTWVRTCQTKMGPHDARPLTAAVMGAKKGRATFAMKRGLLCEPEARQAFRDQNDSHVELQVIETGLFLSRHHTFLGASPDGLVKCKCCPPRLLEIKVPLRVQDFARTQLHAGELKRSSRYYTQMQVQMGVTGLDTCVLFVYSKEECLQSVVPFEKSFFDEFVKRCEFFTTMYLLPHIASNC, from the exons ATGGCACCTGGACTACACGAACACAACAGTCAAGGGTGGACCCGCAAAGCAAGGGCACTGAACCCATTCTTTGCAAAAGAGCACATTGTCAG GTACACTGAAAGCAAAGGCGCTCTAAAACATCGAGGTGCTGGCCTACGGCTCTTTACATCAGGCCACCTACAGAAGTTGATGTTCTCAACCGAAGATACAGCAGAGACCATTGTGAAGGCACAAGTGCTAGCATCTATGACAACACGGACAGCATACAGCGTTGGGGTGAAGTTGCTAAAGTGCGATGGAGAAGTTGTCAGTGGCAACTGCTCATGTGTTGCTGGGAAAGGTGGAGTGTGTAAACACGTTTGCTGTGTTCTGTACGGGCTGATGCACATTGCACAGCACGATCTCACTGAGGTACCAGATGCCGTGGCATGCACTGAAGGCGAGCGGCAGTGGTACAATCCACGGGATCCAAAGAAAGTCGCTGAACAATTTGAACAGATTGTTTTCTCTAAAGACACCACTGAAAGGATTAGCGAGGCACCAAGGCATCACAAAAAACGAGCAGCGTACTCGTCACTGAGAAGTGAAGACCAAAAACTGTCCACAGTGAGCCTCATAAACTTGCATGGCAAGCTGAAAGATTCAAAGCTGGATTGCTTCGCGGATGTGCTTGAAGCAAATGACTTCTTGCCAGCAAAACAAAGAAAAGTTGAGAGCCCAGATCCCGAAGATGTGTCTCGACTGCCTGTAAGGTGGCTGGAGCGAGCAAAGCAGGGGAATGCTTTGCTGCCATATACAGAGGAAGAAGTTGCAGCCGTAGAGGCGGCCACACGACCTCAAAGTGCTTGCCTTCTTTGGCATAGATATAGGGAGGGTGTCATCACCGCGTCGATAGCACATAGAGTACACACTTGGGTTAGGACATGCCAAACCAAAATGGGGCCACATGATGCCCGACCTCTCACTGCGGCAGTGATGGGAGCAAAAAAAGGCAGGGCAACATTTGCCATGAAGAGGGGTCTATTGTGTGAGCCCGAAGCCAGACAAGCGTTTCGAGACCAAAATGACAGCCACGTGGAACTGCAAGTAATTGAGACTGGCCTCTTCCTCTCTCGTCATCACACTTTTCTAGGCGCAAGCCCAGATGGTCTTGTAAAGTGCAAATGCTGTCCGCCGCGGCTACTTGAAATCAAAGTTCCCCTCAGAGTTCAAGATTTTGCCAGAACGCAGTTGCATGCTGGGGAACTCAAAAGGAGCAGCAGGTATTACACTCAGATGCAAGTGCAGATGGGTGTGACTGGCCTGGACACCTGTGTGCTGTTTGTATACAGCAAGGAAGAGTGCTTGCAAAGTGTCGTGCCCTTTGAGAAGAGTTTTTTTGACGAGTTTGTGAAACGTTGCGAATTTTTCACCACCATGTACTTGCTGCCCCACATTGCGAGCAACTGTTGA